The following is a genomic window from Chryseobacterium sp. StRB126.
TATGCCAATGTAACCTCTTATGGATGTTCAAAAGTAGCTACTATTACTTTAAATACATTCCCTATCCCGGTTATCAACACTACCAATTTCAATGCTAATAGCTGTGGAAATGATGTTGATGGAAGTGTACCTATCAACTTTGATAATGTTACACCACTAATAGTTGCCAATTCGGCTATTTCTACTGTAAAATATTACCTTAACCAGGCTGATGCCATTGCAGGAAATAACAATACACTTCCTACCAACTGGACTTATACAGTGAATACAACAGTGTACATAAGAGCAACAGGGAATACAGGAAGTTGTCCACCGGTTTTTGGTCAGATCAATTTTACCATAGGAAATAAAGTTACTTTAATTACAAATAATGCTAACGCTGATGTCTGTGATAATGATATTACCGGTTCTGAACCTGTAAACCTGAATGATTATAAAGGTTTGTTCACCGTTGATCCGGCTGTTATTTTATCATTCCATACTTCCGCAGCCGATGCACAGACTGGAACTAATGCCATCTCGGCATCACAGATTATTACTTCTGCAGGCGGCATTTTTTATATAAGATTCCAAAGTAATACAGCATGTGCTAATATGGGTGTTTTAATACTTTCTTTAAAAACACCTAAAAAATCTGCCACACTTCAGGATCAGATCGTTTGTTCCAATGAAAAAATTCTTTTAGATGCAGGGCCTGGCTTTTCATCGTACTTATGGAGTAATGGAGCAACCACCCCAAGTATTAGCGCTTCTGCCGGAAATTATTATGTAGATCTTGGATTTAACGGTTGTGTATACCGGCAACATGTAAAAGTTAATACTGCTCAGTCTCCTGTTATTTCAAAAATAGAGGTTTCCGGTACTACAGCAACTGTTTATGTAACAGGCGGAACCCCTCCTTACAGGTATTCATTAAATGGTTTTGATTATCAGTCTTCCAATGTTTTTACAGGATTATCCAGAGGTACTCATACCGTATATGTACTAGGTTCGGATGGATGCCGCCACGTAACCAAAAACTTCCTGATTGTTAATCTTATCAATACCATTACTCCCAATGGAGATGGTATTAATGATATCCTGAACTATTCAGAATTAGGAATAAAACAGAATGTATCCATAGAAGTTTCAGATCGATATGGAAATCCTGTATATAAATCTTCTGACAAAAACTATATCTGGGATGGAAAATCAAATGGAAGAAGTCTTCCTACAGGAACTTATTGGTATGTCATAAAATGGGCTGAACCAGACACCCAATTACCAGTTTCGTATTCAGGATGGCTTTTAATTAAAAATAGAGAATAATTTTAAACATTTATTTACATTTTATTAAAGGTATTTGATTTTTTATTTTAATTTTGTAGAAATCCTAATTCCATACACATGAAAAGAATTCTACTCAGTTTGGTATTAATTTTTTTTACAATTAATACTCTCTTTGCGCAAAGGGATACTGAACACTGGATAGCTCCTTATTATACGAACCCTGTTGGAGGTTTCCAAAATAAGGTATATCTATCTACCGATTCTACCACCCCATTTGCCGTACAAATACTTAGTAACAATCTCGTAATCGGCACCGTTACCATCGCTAAAGGAGACCCAAAAACATTTGATGTGGATGAGACCCTTATCTCTGCCAACGGTATTACTGATGCTTTTGTTGTAGGTTCAAAAGGGCTTTATTTGAAAGCAGAAAGACCTTTCTATTGCAGTTTACGACTTGCAAATATTTCCCATGGTGAAATTATTACCAGTAAAGGTAGAGCAGGTATCGGTACTAAGTTTTATGTAGCGACCAGCCCCAATACAAGAACTCCTACATCATCAGGTGCCAGCACAGATAATTTTACAGCAGGGATTCTAGCTACTGAAGACAATACCTCTGTTACCGTAAGCTGGAATACTCCCGGATTAAAATTCATTAATGGAAACCTTTCTGTTCAAAGCTATTCGTTTGTCTTAAAGAAAGGGCAATCTTTTATTTTTGCGGGAAAAGTAGAGGATGCGGCTGCCAATAGCAAAGGCTTCATTGGTGCCAAGATTGTTGCCTCTAAACCAGTAACACTTACCAACGGTAGCTGTAACGGTAATTTTTCAACCCCAACTCCTCTTACCGATCCTAATGCTACTCTAGATGGTTCTGATCCTATTCTTGACCAGGCTGTACCTGTAGACAAATTAGGGAATACATTCGCCATGGTAAAGACCAGATCTACACAGCCAGACTCCAATATGGAAGGAGGTCTTATTATTGCCACTGAAGATAATACTCAAGTATACATCAACGGATCAGGCACGCCTGTTGCCACTCTAAATGAGGGTGGTTGGTATAGAATCAATGAGCCAAGCTATGCACCTCAATCTGGAGGAGCTCATTCTAACATGTTTATTTCCACATCCAAGAATGTATACCTTTATCAATTTATTGGAATTGATGATAGTGATGCCACCAATGGATTCAATTATATTCCACCATTGAACTGTTTCTTGCCAAGAAAAATTGATGAAATTGGTAAAATCAATGAAATGCCAGGCATTGGTACTTCTACTATCAAATTAAAGCTTAATATATTAACTGAAGCGGGAGCTACTGTAATGGTAAATGGTGTTCCCCCTACAGCAGCTGAGGGCCCCTACCCTTTAACAGGAAATTCCCAATGGGTAACCTATTCAGTAGCAAACTTCCCTCCAAACCTCACCATTACCTCTAATAAAGCAGTAACTGCCGGAATTAACGGAGGATTTAGTTCAGCCGGGTATGGCGGATATTTTGCAGGATTCTCATCAACTCCTTTTATCAATAAAAAATCAGGAGACTGTGTTCCTGGAATTATTCTGCAAGTAGAGGAAGGCTATGATACCTACCAATGGTTTCTTAATGACGTTCCTATTTCCGGAGCAACTACTTTTACCTATTTGCCAACACAGCCTGGTTATTATACTGTAAAAGTAACAATGGGAGCATGTCAATCAATTGTAACAGCTCCTTATAAAGTAACCAACTGTTTAAAGAAGACCACTAAAGAAGAACCGGCTTGTTCTACCAAGATCATTACTCCAACGTTCACTTCTTCAACACAGACTCCGGTAATAAGTACGATAAAGATTCTTACCCCTCCTGCTAATGGAACAGCGGTAATAAATTCAGATGGTACAATTACTTATACCCCAAAACCTAATTTTGAAGGAACAGATAAAATTGTATATACATTCTGTGGTGATTCTGCAGACTTTATGGACTGTGAAGAAGTCACCCTAAATCTGATCGTTGTCCCTTTCATTGTG
Proteins encoded in this region:
- a CDS encoding T9SS C-terminal target domain-containing protein, coding for MKRILLSLVLIFFTINTLFAQRDTEHWIAPYYTNPVGGFQNKVYLSTDSTTPFAVQILSNNLVIGTVTIAKGDPKTFDVDETLISANGITDAFVVGSKGLYLKAERPFYCSLRLANISHGEIITSKGRAGIGTKFYVATSPNTRTPTSSGASTDNFTAGILATEDNTSVTVSWNTPGLKFINGNLSVQSYSFVLKKGQSFIFAGKVEDAAANSKGFIGAKIVASKPVTLTNGSCNGNFSTPTPLTDPNATLDGSDPILDQAVPVDKLGNTFAMVKTRSTQPDSNMEGGLIIATEDNTQVYINGSGTPVATLNEGGWYRINEPSYAPQSGGAHSNMFISTSKNVYLYQFIGIDDSDATNGFNYIPPLNCFLPRKIDEIGKINEMPGIGTSTIKLKLNILTEAGATVMVNGVPPTAAEGPYPLTGNSQWVTYSVANFPPNLTITSNKAVTAGINGGFSSAGYGGYFAGFSSTPFINKKSGDCVPGIILQVEEGYDTYQWFLNDVPISGATTFTYLPTQPGYYTVKVTMGACQSIVTAPYKVTNCLKKTTKEEPACSTKIITPTFTSSTQTPVISTIKILTPPANGTAVINSDGTITYTPKPNFEGTDKIVYTFCGDSADFMDCEEVTLNLIVVPFIVKDATIKACWYDVAPYAYFDLTKANVTDYGNATKKYYRTLKDLTAGINEISATVAVNYPATGGFVYVKITTEQGCTATAKIELIPIPVKKSPILVDKYICIDDKTDLEAGTGYDSYQWSTGATSSGIRGVGVGEYSVILEKNGCFLTQVVRVRKAQDPVIQQIEINNTTATVIVAGGKAPYKYSVDGTTNWQDSNSFTGLSRGQHRFYVKDAYNCTPISAEVTVPNLLNAITPNGDNINDYIDYSDLAYKENLSFVIYDRYGNMIFTGNKFNNYKWDGRHFDKKLVTGTYWYHVSWNESNKEKTEIKYTGWIMVKNRE